The window AGCCAATTACCAGTAAGCTCTCTGGCAATTCTTCAGCAAATAAAGCTTCTGTAGATGTCCAATACGGGGTGTCTGCTAAACCATTAATTGGTGGGATAGTCGGTGTAGAACCCGTTGCAATTAAAATGCGGTCTACGCGAAGTTCTTTTTCTGAACCATCAGGCTTTTTTATAAGCAACGTATTTTCATTTTCGAAGTGTGCGTAACCTTTTAATAAGGTTATTGCTGGATTTGACTCTAAAATACTGATGTATTTGGTATCACGTAATTCATCGACAAGTGAAGTTTGTTGTTGAGCTATTAGAGAACGGTTTACTTGAGGATGGCTGTTTTTTAGTCCTTTAAATGGATTATCTCGTTGCTGATGCGCTAATTGTGCAGCACGAATAAGTATTTTTGATGGTACACAACCTGTATTGACACAAGATCCACCAACCACTTCAGCACCTTCAATCATGGTTACTCTTGCTCCAAGCTCTGCCATTTTAATAGAACTAGCAAAAGCACCTGAGCCACTGCCAATGACAGCTACATGCATAACTTCTTTTTTATCAGTAACATGTGATGTATAAACTTCGATATCATTAATCATTTTTCATCCTTTTTTCGTATCATTATTATAGCCATTTTTATCCGGTGAATGCTTCTTTTTATACAGTGCATAAATGGTAAGTGCGACGAAAATCGCTAGTGCTGGAAGCAAAACAATGTCTAGATATCCCGTCAAAGAAGCAAGACCTACAGCACCCAATAAAATAACAAGCACAGGAGTAAAACAGCATAAAGCGACAATTACGGTGCCTACAATTCCGAATCGGAGTAATAATTTGTCTCTATTCATAATCAAAATTCATTTTTTTAATGTAGATGGATAACCCGCGTTGGTTGTTGCTTTAATTAAGGCTTCAACGTTGGTTTTGGTATCATCATATTTAATCACAGCCAACTTAGTTCTGTAAGTGACTTCAGCCTTTTCAACACCATCGACACTCTTTAGTGAATGTGTGACTGTTATTGGGCATGTAGTACAGTTCATCGTTGGTACGTCAAGCTTAACCGTTCGAATTTCAGCGAAAGCGCTGATACTTGAAAAAGCAAGTAAACAGCTTAATAGTAATTTTTTCATCTTAGATTCCAATTTTAGAGGGTTGTAATGGTTTAATAAAAAATTAAACCAACCAAAGTAACCAGTAATTGCTAGTGACCAAAACAATCGCGACTGAGGCGCTCAGCCAAAAGATAATTTTACGGCGCTGCTGTATTGCTATTACGGCACATGCCGTATCTGGTTCACACTCTCCTACTGGGCGATAAATTTTCCAGCCTGAGTAACCAAATGACAGCAGCACAAACAGAACGAATATAGGTTTGTATGGTTCAAATGCGGTTAAGTTACCTATCCAAGAGCCGCTTACTCCAAGTAGCAGTAACACTAAAGGGCCGACACAGCAGACACTTGCACCTATGGCAGCCAAAATTCCTCCTATCATTGAAAGGTTTAATTTTTTCTTCTGCATATGAATACCTCGTTAAGTTACGATACAAGTGTATTCTATGTACCTAGGTACGGAGTCAAGGTTTTTTTGGCAAGTTAATAAAATATATTTTCATGGGCTTGATGAGGTGCTTCTATGTAGAACAACATTGATGTTAAAGGCTCTGCTTTGATATAAAAACAATTTATAAGAATCAGATGTCTTGTTGATGTACTTTCAATGGATAAAACTCTAAAAAATTTAGTTAATATCGGATTTGCTAAGGCTGTAAAGAATCGATAATAGGACAACAAGTATCATCTTTGTTATTATGACATTGGTCTATATGTTCTAAGAGTGCTTTTTCTAAAAGAGATAAGTCAGC of the Psychrobacter sp. LV10R520-6 genome contains:
- the merF gene encoding mercury resistance system transport protein MerF; this translates as MNRDKLLLRFGIVGTVIVALCCFTPVLVILLGAVGLASLTGYLDIVLLPALAIFVALTIYALYKKKHSPDKNGYNNDTKKG
- a CDS encoding mercuric transporter MerT family protein, which gives rise to MQKKKLNLSMIGGILAAIGASVCCVGPLVLLLLGVSGSWIGNLTAFEPYKPIFVLFVLLSFGYSGWKIYRPVGECEPDTACAVIAIQQRRKIIFWLSASVAIVLVTSNYWLLWLV
- the merP gene encoding mercury resistance system periplasmic binding protein MerP, with the translated sequence MKKLLLSCLLAFSSISAFAEIRTVKLDVPTMNCTTCPITVTHSLKSVDGVEKAEVTYRTKLAVIKYDDTKTNVEALIKATTNAGYPSTLKK